In Fusobacterium sp., one genomic interval encodes:
- a CDS encoding tRNA-binding protein: METIKYSDFAKLEMRVGKIIQVEKVSTADKLYKVQIDIGRENTVQTVTSLVDYYTQEELLEKIVIVLVNLEPVKMRGELSQCMLLCAETEDASKSILLTPEKEIELGTKIV, encoded by the coding sequence ATGGAGACAATTAAATATTCAGATTTTGCTAAACTTGAAATGAGAGTTGGAAAAATAATCCAAGTAGAAAAAGTATCTACTGCTGATAAGCTATATAAAGTACAAATAGATATTGGAAGAGAAAATACTGTACAAACTGTAACAAGTCTTGTAGATTACTATACTCAGGAAGAACTTTTAGAAAAGATAGTTATTGTTTTGGTAAATCTTGAACCTGTAAAAATGAGGGGAGAGCTTTCTCAATGTATGCTTTTATGTGCAGAAACAGAAGATGCATCAAAGAGTATCCTTTTGACACCAGAGAAAGAAATTGAACTTGGGACTAAAATAGTTTAA